From a region of the Tursiops truncatus isolate mTurTru1 chromosome 13, mTurTru1.mat.Y, whole genome shotgun sequence genome:
- the LOC117307711 gene encoding serpin B8 isoform X1, producing the protein MAHLFIKMSACMMTLISRPSLMDDLCEANGTFAINLLKLLGEKDNLRNVFFSPLSLSSALTMVLMGAKGNTAAQMSQALCLNKGGDIHQGFQSLLMELNKSGPQYLLRTANRLFGEKTCDFLPAFKESCQKFYQADLEELNFSKDTEECRKHVNDWVTEKTEGKISEILGAGAIGPLTKLVLVNATYFKGKWNEQFDRKHTRGMTFKTNKEKKTVQMMFKQAEYKMGYVEEVHAQVLELPYVEGVLSMLILLPDDNTDLAVVEKALTYEKFRAWTNPEKLTKDKVQVFLPRLKLEESYELEAFLRSLGMTDAFEEAKADFSGMSAKKNVPMSKVVHKCFVEVNEEGTEAAAATAVVRNSRCSRTEPRFCADHPFLFFIRHHETNSILFCGKFSSP; encoded by the exons ATGGCCCATCTGTTTATAAAAATGAGCGCATGCATGATGACCCTTATCTCTAG ACCTTCACTGATGGATGATCTCTGTGAAGCAAATGGCACTTTTGCCATCAACTTATTAAAACTGCTGGGTGAAAAGGACAACCTGCGAAACGTGTTCTTCTCTCCCCTGAGCCTCTCCTCTGCCCTGACCATGGTCTTAATGGGGGCCAAAGGAAACACTGCGGCGCAGATGTCCCAG GCACTTTGTTTGAACAAAGGTGGAGATATTCACCAAGGATTCCAGTCACTTCTCATGGAATTGAACAAATCTGGCCCTCAGTACTTGCTCAGAACTGCGAACAGACTCTTTGGGGAAAAGACATGCGATTTCCTGCCA GCTTTTAAGGAATCCTGCCAGAAGTTCTATCAGGCAGACCTGGAGGAACTGAACTTTTCTAAAGACACTGAAGAATGCAGGAAACACGTAAATGACTGGGTGACAGAGAAGACTGAAG GAAAGATTTCAGAGATACTGGGGGCTGGGGCAATCGGTCCTCTGACCAAGCTGGTCCTCGTGAATGCAACCTATTTCAAAGGAAAGTGGAATGAGCAATTTGACAGAAAGCACACAAGGGGAATGACCTTTAAAACCAACAAG GAGAAGAAGACAGTGCAGATGATGTTTAAGCAAGCTGAATATAAAATGGGGTATGTGGAGGAGGTGCACGCCCAGGTCCTGGAGCTGCCCTATGTGGAGGGGGTGCTGAGTATGCTCATTTTACTGCCTGATGACAACACAGATCTCGCTGTG GTGGAAAAGGCACTTACATATGAGAAGTTCAGAGCCTGGACAAATCCAGAAAAGCTGACTAAGGATAAAGTTCAAGTTTTTCTTCCCAGATTAAAGCTGGAGGAGAGTTATGAATTGGAGGCTTTTCTTCGAAGTTTAGGAATGACTGATGCTTTTGAGGAAGCCAAGGCCGACTTTTCTGGAATGTCAGCCAAGAAGAACGTGCCCATGTCCAAGGTCGTGCACAAGTGCTTTGTAGAGGTCAACGAGGAGGGCACGGAGGCAGCTGCGGCCACCGCGGTGGTCAGGAACTCCCGGTGCAGCAGAACTGAGCCAAGATTTTGTGCAGAccaccctttccttttcttcatcagGCACCATGAAACCAACAGCATTTTGTTCTGCGGCAAGTTCTCTTCTCCATAA
- the LOC117307711 gene encoding serpin B8 isoform X2, with the protein MDDLCEANGTFAINLLKLLGEKDNLRNVFFSPLSLSSALTMVLMGAKGNTAAQMSQALCLNKGGDIHQGFQSLLMELNKSGPQYLLRTANRLFGEKTCDFLPAFKESCQKFYQADLEELNFSKDTEECRKHVNDWVTEKTEGKISEILGAGAIGPLTKLVLVNATYFKGKWNEQFDRKHTRGMTFKTNKEKKTVQMMFKQAEYKMGYVEEVHAQVLELPYVEGVLSMLILLPDDNTDLAVVEKALTYEKFRAWTNPEKLTKDKVQVFLPRLKLEESYELEAFLRSLGMTDAFEEAKADFSGMSAKKNVPMSKVVHKCFVEVNEEGTEAAAATAVVRNSRCSRTEPRFCADHPFLFFIRHHETNSILFCGKFSSP; encoded by the exons ATGGATGATCTCTGTGAAGCAAATGGCACTTTTGCCATCAACTTATTAAAACTGCTGGGTGAAAAGGACAACCTGCGAAACGTGTTCTTCTCTCCCCTGAGCCTCTCCTCTGCCCTGACCATGGTCTTAATGGGGGCCAAAGGAAACACTGCGGCGCAGATGTCCCAG GCACTTTGTTTGAACAAAGGTGGAGATATTCACCAAGGATTCCAGTCACTTCTCATGGAATTGAACAAATCTGGCCCTCAGTACTTGCTCAGAACTGCGAACAGACTCTTTGGGGAAAAGACATGCGATTTCCTGCCA GCTTTTAAGGAATCCTGCCAGAAGTTCTATCAGGCAGACCTGGAGGAACTGAACTTTTCTAAAGACACTGAAGAATGCAGGAAACACGTAAATGACTGGGTGACAGAGAAGACTGAAG GAAAGATTTCAGAGATACTGGGGGCTGGGGCAATCGGTCCTCTGACCAAGCTGGTCCTCGTGAATGCAACCTATTTCAAAGGAAAGTGGAATGAGCAATTTGACAGAAAGCACACAAGGGGAATGACCTTTAAAACCAACAAG GAGAAGAAGACAGTGCAGATGATGTTTAAGCAAGCTGAATATAAAATGGGGTATGTGGAGGAGGTGCACGCCCAGGTCCTGGAGCTGCCCTATGTGGAGGGGGTGCTGAGTATGCTCATTTTACTGCCTGATGACAACACAGATCTCGCTGTG GTGGAAAAGGCACTTACATATGAGAAGTTCAGAGCCTGGACAAATCCAGAAAAGCTGACTAAGGATAAAGTTCAAGTTTTTCTTCCCAGATTAAAGCTGGAGGAGAGTTATGAATTGGAGGCTTTTCTTCGAAGTTTAGGAATGACTGATGCTTTTGAGGAAGCCAAGGCCGACTTTTCTGGAATGTCAGCCAAGAAGAACGTGCCCATGTCCAAGGTCGTGCACAAGTGCTTTGTAGAGGTCAACGAGGAGGGCACGGAGGCAGCTGCGGCCACCGCGGTGGTCAGGAACTCCCGGTGCAGCAGAACTGAGCCAAGATTTTGTGCAGAccaccctttccttttcttcatcagGCACCATGAAACCAACAGCATTTTGTTCTGCGGCAAGTTCTCTTCTCCATAA
- the LOC117307711 gene encoding serpin B8 isoform X4, with product MELNKSGPQYLLRTANRLFGEKTCDFLPAFKESCQKFYQADLEELNFSKDTEECRKHVNDWVTEKTEGKISEILGAGAIGPLTKLVLVNATYFKGKWNEQFDRKHTRGMTFKTNKEKKTVQMMFKQAEYKMGYVEEVHAQVLELPYVEGVLSMLILLPDDNTDLAVVEKALTYEKFRAWTNPEKLTKDKVQVFLPRLKLEESYELEAFLRSLGMTDAFEEAKADFSGMSAKKNVPMSKVVHKCFVEVNEEGTEAAAATAVVRNSRCSRTEPRFCADHPFLFFIRHHETNSILFCGKFSSP from the exons ATGGAATTGAACAAATCTGGCCCTCAGTACTTGCTCAGAACTGCGAACAGACTCTTTGGGGAAAAGACATGCGATTTCCTGCCA GCTTTTAAGGAATCCTGCCAGAAGTTCTATCAGGCAGACCTGGAGGAACTGAACTTTTCTAAAGACACTGAAGAATGCAGGAAACACGTAAATGACTGGGTGACAGAGAAGACTGAAG GAAAGATTTCAGAGATACTGGGGGCTGGGGCAATCGGTCCTCTGACCAAGCTGGTCCTCGTGAATGCAACCTATTTCAAAGGAAAGTGGAATGAGCAATTTGACAGAAAGCACACAAGGGGAATGACCTTTAAAACCAACAAG GAGAAGAAGACAGTGCAGATGATGTTTAAGCAAGCTGAATATAAAATGGGGTATGTGGAGGAGGTGCACGCCCAGGTCCTGGAGCTGCCCTATGTGGAGGGGGTGCTGAGTATGCTCATTTTACTGCCTGATGACAACACAGATCTCGCTGTG GTGGAAAAGGCACTTACATATGAGAAGTTCAGAGCCTGGACAAATCCAGAAAAGCTGACTAAGGATAAAGTTCAAGTTTTTCTTCCCAGATTAAAGCTGGAGGAGAGTTATGAATTGGAGGCTTTTCTTCGAAGTTTAGGAATGACTGATGCTTTTGAGGAAGCCAAGGCCGACTTTTCTGGAATGTCAGCCAAGAAGAACGTGCCCATGTCCAAGGTCGTGCACAAGTGCTTTGTAGAGGTCAACGAGGAGGGCACGGAGGCAGCTGCGGCCACCGCGGTGGTCAGGAACTCCCGGTGCAGCAGAACTGAGCCAAGATTTTGTGCAGAccaccctttccttttcttcatcagGCACCATGAAACCAACAGCATTTTGTTCTGCGGCAAGTTCTCTTCTCCATAA
- the LOC117307711 gene encoding serpin B8 isoform X3, whose protein sequence is MFENRRWAEDGSPLPGTLYQKTSFHEAFKESCQKFYQADLEELNFSKDTEECRKHVNDWVTEKTEGKISEILGAGAIGPLTKLVLVNATYFKGKWNEQFDRKHTRGMTFKTNKEKKTVQMMFKQAEYKMGYVEEVHAQVLELPYVEGVLSMLILLPDDNTDLAVVEKALTYEKFRAWTNPEKLTKDKVQVFLPRLKLEESYELEAFLRSLGMTDAFEEAKADFSGMSAKKNVPMSKVVHKCFVEVNEEGTEAAAATAVVRNSRCSRTEPRFCADHPFLFFIRHHETNSILFCGKFSSP, encoded by the exons ATGTTTGAGAACAGGAGATGGGCGGAGGATGGGAGCCCATTGCCAGGCACATTATATCAGAAAACAAGTTTTCATGAG GCTTTTAAGGAATCCTGCCAGAAGTTCTATCAGGCAGACCTGGAGGAACTGAACTTTTCTAAAGACACTGAAGAATGCAGGAAACACGTAAATGACTGGGTGACAGAGAAGACTGAAG GAAAGATTTCAGAGATACTGGGGGCTGGGGCAATCGGTCCTCTGACCAAGCTGGTCCTCGTGAATGCAACCTATTTCAAAGGAAAGTGGAATGAGCAATTTGACAGAAAGCACACAAGGGGAATGACCTTTAAAACCAACAAG GAGAAGAAGACAGTGCAGATGATGTTTAAGCAAGCTGAATATAAAATGGGGTATGTGGAGGAGGTGCACGCCCAGGTCCTGGAGCTGCCCTATGTGGAGGGGGTGCTGAGTATGCTCATTTTACTGCCTGATGACAACACAGATCTCGCTGTG GTGGAAAAGGCACTTACATATGAGAAGTTCAGAGCCTGGACAAATCCAGAAAAGCTGACTAAGGATAAAGTTCAAGTTTTTCTTCCCAGATTAAAGCTGGAGGAGAGTTATGAATTGGAGGCTTTTCTTCGAAGTTTAGGAATGACTGATGCTTTTGAGGAAGCCAAGGCCGACTTTTCTGGAATGTCAGCCAAGAAGAACGTGCCCATGTCCAAGGTCGTGCACAAGTGCTTTGTAGAGGTCAACGAGGAGGGCACGGAGGCAGCTGCGGCCACCGCGGTGGTCAGGAACTCCCGGTGCAGCAGAACTGAGCCAAGATTTTGTGCAGAccaccctttccttttcttcatcagGCACCATGAAACCAACAGCATTTTGTTCTGCGGCAAGTTCTCTTCTCCATAA